The Triticum aestivum cultivar Chinese Spring chromosome 7B, IWGSC CS RefSeq v2.1, whole genome shotgun sequence genome window below encodes:
- the LOC123159700 gene encoding uncharacterized protein, whose protein sequence is MLRKMKKRKHEHDEVPHTSPALPSAQVQQPQLQPTVSNNRCFLHYLPDLRQPKEIAYNSCQLKPKVEASDYFDSPSAKSIGKFFSEAGPEPGVLHSSSLREMVVFPHGPGAVMPTYEAVLQEQLRETENRAKELKQEWQTSGCTVIVDSWKSKCDKSFVSVLVHCSKGTQFLRSIDVSEITEDFDELESMLSCVVEDVGAHNIVQIVMNDVSPHMQMARQYVLNKHDSFFFVLCADHCINLLLEKIAALEHVSEVLMKAREITRFLYGHALPMKLKRYVQEEILSSSYLKFVAVFITLERLVSARVGLVQMFSSPEWVPSGWACLDLFERIQSIVKTDDAFWHAAAKVVKVTSPLVRVLYKLESDICPMGILYEAMHGAKEEICVNIGDESEFYLRIIDKIWDGYLHNPLHAAGPMLNPRIFYAAGFHPYTVISSGIAACIIQLGKAHYNPIKALAQLEVYEKKLGYFDTDPAKQQIMELPQVKWWSKHGACVPDLRTLARRVLSQTCFGATRYNIDWSLSEKLHAEWDEMMLPEQERFRQKEYVHYNSVLARSSPLLHGSSVKQHDRVTLVLQDWIRPQKQAACRH, encoded by the exons ATGCTCAGAAAAATGAAGAAACGGAAGCATGAACATGATGAGGTTCCTCACACAAGCCCAGCCCTTCCATCTGCTCAAGTCCAGCAACCACAGCTACAACCAACTGTGTCCAATAACCGCTGCTTTCTTCATTATCTACCGGATTTGAGGCAGCCCAAGGAAATCGCATATAATTCTTGTCAACTGAAACCCAAGGTTGAGGCAAGTGATTACTTCGATTCTCCGTCAGCAAAATCAATAGGCAAGTTCTTCTCCGAAGCTGGACCTGAGCCTGGTGTTCTCCATTCATCATCTTTGAGGGAGATGGTTGTGTTTCCCCATGGGCCTGGGGCTGTAATGCCTACGTACGAAGCTGTTCTGCAGGAGCAACTAAGAGAAACTGAGAACCGCGCAAAGGAACTCAAGCAAGAGTGGCAAACAAGTGGCTGCACTGTAATTGTGGATAGTTGGAAGAGCAAGTGTGACAAAAGCTTCGTAAGTGTCCTGGTGCACTGCAGCAAAGGTACGCAGTTCCTCAGATCCATTGACGTCTCTGAAATCACTGAGGACTTCGATGAGCTAGAATCAATGCTTTCTTGCGTGGTTGAAGATGTTGGTGCCCATAACATTGTTCAGATTGTCATGAATGACGTGTCACCCCATATGCAGATGGCACGGCAGTATGTGCTAAATAAACATGACAGTTTTTTCTTCGTGCTATGTGCTGACCATTGCATCAACCTTCTACTTGAGAAAATAGCAGCGCTCGAGCATGTCAGTGAAGTCCTAATGAAGGCAAGGGAAATTACAAGGTTTTTATATGGCCATGCACTGCCAATGAAATTGAAACGATATGTTCAGGAGGAGATTTTGAGCAGTTCTTATCTGAAATTTGTGGCAGTGTTCATCACATTAGAGAGGTTAGTTTCTGCAAGAGTAGGTCTGGTGCAGATGTTCAGCTCGCCTGAATGGGTTCCCTCGGGTTGGGCTTGTCTTGATTTGTTCGAGCGTATCCAGAGCATAGTAAAGACAGACGATGCATTTTGGCATGCTGCTGCCAAAGTCGTGAAGGTTACAAGCCCACTTGTCAGAGTGTTGTATAAACTGGAATCTGATATCTGTCCGATGGGTATCTTGTATGAAGCCATGCATGGTGCAAAAGAAGAGATATGTGTCAATATTGGAGATGAAAGTGAGTTTTATTTGCGTATAATTGACAAGATATGGGATGGTTACTTGCATAACCCTCTCCATGCTGCTGGTCCGATGCTAAACCCAAGGATCTTCTACGCAGCTGGATTCCACCCTTATACTGTGATCAGCAGTGGCATCGCGGCCTGTATAATCCAACTGGGCAAGGCTCATTACAATCCCATAAAAGCATTAGCACAATTGGAAGTGTATGAAAAGAAATTGGGCTATTTCGATACAGATCCAGCAAAGCAGCAAATAATGGAATTACCACAAG TTAAATGGTGGTCGAAGCACGGGGCTTGCGTGCCCGACCTGCGGACCCTTGCGAGGCGTGTCCTGAGCCAGACGTGCTTCGGCGCCACCAGGTACAACATCGACTGGAGCCTGTCGGAGAAGCTGCACGCCGAGTGGGACGAGATGATGCTGCCCGAACAGGAGAGGTTCCGGCAGAAGGAGTACGTCCACTACAACAGCGTCCTCGCCCGCTCCTCCCCACTCCTGCACGGCTCTTCCGTGAAGCAGCACGACAGGGTCACCTTGGTGCTGCAGGACTGGATCAGACCGCAGAAACAGGCCGCCTGTCGCCACTGA